From the Toxoplasma gondii ME49 chromosome VIIa, whole genome shotgun sequence genome, one window contains:
- the OWP1 gene encoding oocyst wall protein OWP1 (encoded by transcript TGME49_204420~Product name based on PMID:20708619.~Signal peptide predicted by SignalP 2.0 HMM (probability 0.528) with cleavage site probability 0.327 at residue 24) translates to MKLVFPAVCVVALSSETLLKLALGNPGVPPVPSCPPGFSLEQRGCVRSRQVPPIMRCAKKSVLAGNECVTTEFAPSIEVCPEGFIEKNRKCRRVVNAQPQLGCKPGFTLQNGGDCIRVTEDDIITRCPPKSKHTSKGCVTVEKLDVVPSCPRGYELKKNACIMTQNIEPVPSCPQGFAFESGACVRTGAVPPRVSCPRGYKRQDNGCVLFEKHDLEAFCRDGEYDGKKHCRKTTTQPALPHCPAGFSFQNGECVRVQEDIARLECGKGFTLHEDRCVKEVTVAAELQCPPGATLMKDKCAILTSEKPAVTCPDKFIMADGVCKSADVRPAEFVCPKGYTMDRGTGGCVRSTTAKPALSCERGELKKGECSMIQTVPAETACILGGALTPDGCVFIDTAPLSHRCGANFKMDIKGQCATVETIDPEHICPPGFAPSGTKKATCERFLTSPAAIKCPAGFEPAGTKCMKTARIQAIASCPHGFVFHEGACIPYKANGKKKL, encoded by the exons ATGAagctcgtttttcctgccGTTTGCGTCGTGGCTCTGTCGTCGGAGACGTTGCTCAAACTAGCGTTGGGGAACCCTGGAG TGCCTCCTGTGCCATCATGCCCACCGGGTTTTTCGTTGGAACAAAGAGGATGCGTGAGGTCCAGACAAGTTCCACCCATTATGCGGTGCGCGAAAAAGTCGGTTTTGGCGGGAAACGAATGCGTGACAACTGAGTTTGCTCCCAGCATCGAGGTCTGCCCTGAGGGCTTCATCGAGAAGAACCGCAAGTGCCGGAGAGTCGTAAACGCCCAACCGCAGCTGGGCTGTAAACCGGGGTTTACCCTTCAGAACGGCGGCGACTGCATCCGAGTCACAGAAGACGACATTATCACGCGATGCCCCCCTAAGAGCAAGCACACAAGCAAGGGATGTGTGACCGTGGAGAAACTCGATGTCGTTCCCA GCTGTCCACGAGGCTACGAGCTAAAGAAGAATGCGTGTATCATGACTCAGAATATCGAACCAGTGCCTTCTTGTCCTCAAGGATTCGCCTTCGAAAGTGGCGCGTGCGTCCGCACGGGTGCAGTGCCGCCTAGAGTCTCGTGCCCTAGAGGGTACAAACGACAAGACAACGGATGTGTACTCTTCGAGAAGCACGACCTCGAAGCCTTCTGCCGGGATGGGGAATATGACGG GAAAAAACACTGCCGGAAAACTACGACGCAGCCAGCGCTTCCGCACTGCCCTGCTGGGTTCTCGTTCCAGAACGGAGAGTGCGTCCGAGTCCAGGAGGACATTGCTAGGTTGGAGTGTGGTAAAGGATTTACCCTGCATGAGGACAGGTGTGTGAAGGAGGTGACGGTCGCGGCGGAACTTCAGTGTCCGCCCGGTGCGACGTTGATGAAAGACAAATGCGCGATTTTGACAAGCGAGAAACCTGCGGTTACGTGTCCAGATAAGTTTATAATGGCGGACGGGGTGTGCAAAAGCGCAGACGTGCGACCTGCTGAGTTTGTCTGCCCCAAGGGCTATACAATGGACAGAGGCACTGGGGGCTGCGTCCGGTCTACCACAGCAAAACCTGCCCTTTCGTGTGAGCGTGGTGAACTGAAAAAAGGCGAGTGTTCGATGATCCAGACTGTTCCCGCAGAAACCGCCTGCATCTTGGGCGGAGCGCTGACCCCTGACGGATGTGTGTTCATCGACACGGCGCCTCTCAGCCACCGATGTGGTGCAAATTTCAAAATGGACATCAAGGGTCAGTGCGCGACAGTCGAGACGATCGACCCCGAACACATTTGCCCCCCCGGCTTTGCTCCCTCCGGAACCAAAAAAGCCACATGTGAAAGGTTTCTGACTTCACCGGCGGCGATCAAGTGCCCTGCAGGCTTCGAGCCTGCCGGCACCAAGTGCATGAAAACGGCGCGCATCCAAGCCATCGCCTCTTGCCCCCACGGGTTTGTTTTCCACGAAGGGGCGTGCATCCCGTACAAAGCCAACGGCAAAAAGAAGCTCTAG